Below is a window of Planifilum fulgidum DNA.
CGAACGAATTCACTCATCAGTTGGTTCGTCAATCCACGTGAGAAGTTGAATCGTGTCTTTGACGAGGATTGTGAAACGTACGACAAGCGGCCGTTATAAATTTATGTCACTTCTTAGGTAGTGTTCCCTAAAAAAGTCAAAAATCGGGGAGCTTTTGATTGAAGGGGAGAGAAGGAGAACGGAATATCCCATCCTTCCCTCCTGTTTTCTTTATGACCACCCGCGCCATCGCTGCTCTTCTTAGATTATGGGCCATGATTTTCATTCCAGCCCATGCTTCGGGCCCCATGTTCCGGTGGCTGCAAAAAGCGCTCGTCATCCAGCAGCTGATCCACTTGTTCCAACTCGGGAGGCAAAGAACGAAGCGGTTCTGGCAAGATCGCATCCCAAAGCGTCAGTTGGTTTTGCCGCAAATTCAACATTTTCATCACCCCGAAGGATTTGCAGGGGCGGGTCACGAATTCCTTATTTTTTGGCGGGAACAAATCGAATATCAAGAAATCTTGAGCCCATTCGATTATCTCTTCTGCATCCATTCGGCTCAACAGAGCACGCCAAACCCGCTCCCACGTCCCGTCTTCCGACCATTGCTTCAATCGCCGCCAACAGGTGGTGGGAGAACCATATTGTCGAGGCATGTCCGCCCAGGTACAACCTGTTTTCAACACGTAAAGAATTCCGTTCAGGGTTTTTCTCGAATCGGAGGGCGGACGTCCGGGTCCCGGTTTGGGTTTGGGAAGCAGGGGTTCAATAACAGCGTTCGTCTGTCAGCTCATGTCTCGTACTCATGCTTCCATTTTACATTGATAGATCATATTTTTGAAATAGCTTGTACTGCGAGTGCAAGTCCGATCCGCGAACGTGCTGGGATTGGCCGTCTTTATCCCGGTGAATTTTTCCGAAAAATGAAGAAAATTTTCATGTATAGGAAGACGCCAAGGATTTGTCAGAACCGGTTAAATGAATGAGGAAAAGCACTTTCGAAGGAGCTGTACGGACTTAGATATTAACGGATTATGGGGTTTGCCAAGGTAACGGAGAAAAACTGTCGTGTGCTAAACATTAAGAAAATGGCCTTTCTTATCTGGAAGAGAACAAGAGGCCTAAAGGTGGATATTTTTTGTTATCTCCTTGAGTCCGTTCATCTATTATCTTCCAATTAGCATACCAACCCAGCGGAATACCGCTGGGTTTGTTAATAGCCTTTATGTATCTCAGATGACATGGTCTTTAATGAACAAAATGGGACAAAATGAGACAAAATAAGACTCATGTCCCATTCCGTCTCAACGTGAAACTTATCTCTTGGATAAGGTCCCTGCTATGATACTTGAGAAACGAAGTAAATCGAATTGGCACCATATTTGCATATAGATATACAGTGCAGGGAGGTGGAAGCGTTTGCAGGTTTTTATATGCCGGGAGGTGGACTATGAGGTAGCTCTTGGCTGGCAAAAAGAATTCGTTGAAAAACGCAAGAGAGGTGAAATCGAAGATTCCCTCATCTTGCTTGAACACCCTCCCATCTATACGATGGGTTCGGACCAAAAATGGGAGCATTTGTTGTATCCACCGGATGAACTGAAGAAACAAGGTTTCAAGATTTATCGTTGCAACCGCGGCGGTGATATCACGTATCATGGCCCGGGACAACTTGTGGCCTATCCAATTATCCATCTGAAGGAGGCCAAACTCACACCGATCGGGTATGTGCGCCTTTTGGAACAAATAGTGTGTGATGTCTTGTCCTTTTACAAAATAAAAGGACAACGAAAAGAAGGATATCCGGGAGTCTGGATTCAAAACCGTAAAATTTGTGCCATCGGTATCGGGGTGAGCCGGGGGGTAACGTTTCACGGTTTGGCATTGAATGTACAACCGGATCTCACTCACTTTCAAAATATCATCCCTTGCGGTCTGGCACAGTTTGGGGTCACTTCTCTCGCCGAAGAGTTGGGATATTCACCTGATATGTCGACGGTTCAACAACAGCTGATCACGGCATTTAAACGAAATCTGCAAATCACGTGTCGTATCTGTTATCATCAACCAACGATAGGGGGAGACGACCATGACCGAGGCGCAAAACAAGGAATTATCGCGCGATAAAGCGATTTGGATGTATCGAAAAATGGTGGAAATCCGCAAGTTTGAGGACTGTGTTCATAAACTATTTGCACGTGGAATTTTGCCGGGTTTTGTTCATTTGTATGCAGGAGAAGAGGCGGTGGCGGTCGGTGTATGTGCCCATTTGGAAGAAAAAGACAGCATTACAAGCACTCACCGTGGACATGGTCATTGTATTGCCAAAGGGTGTGATCTGAACGGAATGATGGCGGAACTTTACGGGAAAGCCACAGGACTGTGCAAAGGAAAAGGCGGCTCCATGCATATAGCTGATCTGGAAAAAGGAATGCTTGGTGCCAATGGGATTGTAGGCGGAGGCTTTCCTCTTGCATGCGGTTCGGCGTTGACAGCGAAGTTAAAAGGGACAAAAGCAGTATCTGTTTGTTTCTTTGGAGACGGTGCCAATAACCAGGGAACTTTCCATGAAGGGATTAACCTGGCAGCTATCTGGAAATTACCGGTTATATTTGTCGCAGAAAACAACGGATATGCAGAGGCCACCCCATTCACCTATGCGTCCAGTTGTACCGATATCGCTCAGCGAGCAGCCGCCTATAACATTCCTGGTGTCATTGTGGATGGAAAAGATGTGATGGCCGTATATAGGGCGGCGCAAGAAGCGGTCATAAGAGCGCGAAACGGAGAAGGCCCCACATTAATCGAATGTAAAACCTACCGCAATTATGGTCACTTCGAGGGAGACGCGCAAAAGTACAAGAAGAAAGAAGATCAAGAAATACATCTGCATGAGAAAGATTCCATACAAATCTTCCGTAACTATCTTTTGTCCAACAATCTGTTAACAGAACAAGAGCTTGAAAGGATAGATAACGATGTTGAGAAAGCGATTTCAGAAGCTGTACGATTCGCGGAAGAAAGTCCGTATCCGTCTGCGGAGGAGCTTATGACGGATGTCTATGTTTCTTACAAATAATATTGGAGGTGTAGAAAATGAGCAGAAAGATAAGTTTTTCCGAGGCCCTCAATGAAGCGATGAGGTTGGCGATGCGGGCCGATGAAAACGTGATTTTGATGGGGGAGGACGTGGCCGGAGGCGCGCAAGTTGATCATCTGCAGGATGATGAAGCGTGGGGGGGTGTATTGGGGGTTACCAAAGGGTTGGTACAGGAATTTGGGCGTAACCGCGTTCTGGACACGCCGATCAGTGAAGCCGCTTTTATCGGCGCGGCTGTGGGGGCGGCAGTAACCGGACTCCGACCGATTGCTGAGTTAATGTTTAACGATTTTGTCGGTTCCTGTTTCGACCAAATCCTGAATCAGTGTGCAAAATTACGATACATGTTTGGTGGCAAAACGCAAGTGCCTTTAACAATCCGTACCATGTATGGCGCGGGATTTCGGGCAGCCGCGCAACATTCGCAAAGCCTGTATGCAATCTTCACGCACATCCCGGGAATTAAAGTGGTCGTTCCTTCCACGCCGGCGGATGCCAAGGGACTGCTCCTCGCTTCCATCGCTGATAACGATCCGGTAATTTTCTTTGAGGATAAAACCCTTTACAACATGGAAGGCGAAGTACCCGAAGGACATTATACGATACCGATAGGAAAAGCAGATATAAAACGGGAAGGGTCAGACCTTACCATCGTAGCCATTGGAAAGCAAGTGCACACGGCTCTCAAAGCAGCAGAAATCCTTGCTAAAAAGGGAATGGAAATTGAGGTGATTGATCCTCGCAGTCTGTCTCCGCTAGATGAAGAGACAATTCTCCATTCCGTGGAAAAAACGAATCGTCTCATCGTGATCGACGAAGCTAACCCACGTTGCAGTGTAGCTACAGATATTGCCGCCCTTGTTGCGAGCAAAGGGTTCGACATGCTTGATGCACCAATAAAAAGAATTACCGCACCGCACACACCCGTACCGTTCTCTCCTGTTTTGGAAGACCTCTATTTGCCAACACCGGAGAAAGTCATTCAAGCGATTTCCGAATTGGTCGGTGATGATTCCATACTCACAGCTTCTTGATCGATGAAAAAGATTAAGAGGTGAAGCATAGTCTTCACCTCTTGGTTATAAAAGGGAGAGATTGAAAATGGCTAGTGAATTGATTATGCCGAAACTCGGAATGGGAATGAAAGAAGGTACAGTTGTCGAATGGAAAAAAAATGTGGGGGATTCTGTAAAAAAAGGAGATGTCGTTGTCATCATCAGTTCAGAAAAAATCGAGATGGAAGTGGAAGCACCCCAAGACGGGATCCTGCTGGACATCGTCGTTCCGAACGGTGAAGTCGTTTCGGTCGGAACGGTAATCGGCTACATAGGCATGCCGGGAGAAAAAGTGGGCGATGGAGAGAAAAATAAAACACCTCTTGCTAATAAGGGACAAGTTGCGGCAGTAGCCGAATCGGCCCAATCGGTTGCAACTCCGGAATCACCTGTTAAGAAAAGGAAAGTAAAAATCACTCCCATCGCTCGTAAAATGGCAGAGGCAGCCGGTCTGGATATTGAAAAATTAGTCGGTACGGGTCCACAGGGGCGCATTACAAAAGAAGATGTAGAGAAAGCGATCGCTAATCAAGCACTTCTTTCCTCGATGTCTTCTCAGGAACAACCCATCTCACGTGAAAAGGAGAGTGCTAGAGTAGATATTGCACAGAAAATTGCGGAGGATAACGCTTCAGTAGAGCGTAAAGTTGTCAGCGGAATGAGAAAAGTGATTGCCACGCGCATGCATGAAAGCTTGCAACAGAGTGCTCAGCTTTCTATGACCATGACTGTAGATGTGACTGATCTACTCTTGTTAAAGAAACAAATAGCTGAGGATGTACTGAGCCGTTACGAACTGAAGCTGACAGTTACCGATTTTATTGCCCGTGCTGTTGTATTAGCTCTGCTGCAACATAAACAAATGAACAGCGCATGGATAGGTGACAGCATTCATACTTATTCCCATGTGCATCTAGGAATAGCAGTAGCCCTTGATAAAGGGTTGGTGGTTCCTGTGATCCGCCATGCTGAACGTCGTACCCTCATCGAATTGGCGAAAGAGATTACAAGCTATTTCAAAAACATGATCTGCCAATGTAAAATGGAAGTATGAGTACGAGACATGAGCTGACAG
It encodes the following:
- the lipB gene encoding lipoyl(octanoyl) transferase LipB is translated as MQVFICREVDYEVALGWQKEFVEKRKRGEIEDSLILLEHPPIYTMGSDQKWEHLLYPPDELKKQGFKIYRCNRGGDITYHGPGQLVAYPIIHLKEAKLTPIGYVRLLEQIVCDVLSFYKIKGQRKEGYPGVWIQNRKICAIGIGVSRGVTFHGLALNVQPDLTHFQNIIPCGLAQFGVTSLAEELGYSPDMSTVQQQLITAFKRNLQITCRICYHQPTIGGDDHDRGAKQGIIAR
- a CDS encoding thiamine pyrophosphate-dependent dehydrogenase E1 component subunit alpha gives rise to the protein MTEAQNKELSRDKAIWMYRKMVEIRKFEDCVHKLFARGILPGFVHLYAGEEAVAVGVCAHLEEKDSITSTHRGHGHCIAKGCDLNGMMAELYGKATGLCKGKGGSMHIADLEKGMLGANGIVGGGFPLACGSALTAKLKGTKAVSVCFFGDGANNQGTFHEGINLAAIWKLPVIFVAENNGYAEATPFTYASSCTDIAQRAAAYNIPGVIVDGKDVMAVYRAAQEAVIRARNGEGPTLIECKTYRNYGHFEGDAQKYKKKEDQEIHLHEKDSIQIFRNYLLSNNLLTEQELERIDNDVEKAISEAVRFAEESPYPSAEELMTDVYVSYK
- a CDS encoding alpha-ketoacid dehydrogenase subunit beta, which codes for MSRKISFSEALNEAMRLAMRADENVILMGEDVAGGAQVDHLQDDEAWGGVLGVTKGLVQEFGRNRVLDTPISEAAFIGAAVGAAVTGLRPIAELMFNDFVGSCFDQILNQCAKLRYMFGGKTQVPLTIRTMYGAGFRAAAQHSQSLYAIFTHIPGIKVVVPSTPADAKGLLLASIADNDPVIFFEDKTLYNMEGEVPEGHYTIPIGKADIKREGSDLTIVAIGKQVHTALKAAEILAKKGMEIEVIDPRSLSPLDEETILHSVEKTNRLIVIDEANPRCSVATDIAALVASKGFDMLDAPIKRITAPHTPVPFSPVLEDLYLPTPEKVIQAISELVGDDSILTAS
- a CDS encoding dihydrolipoamide acetyltransferase family protein, giving the protein MASELIMPKLGMGMKEGTVVEWKKNVGDSVKKGDVVVIISSEKIEMEVEAPQDGILLDIVVPNGEVVSVGTVIGYIGMPGEKVGDGEKNKTPLANKGQVAAVAESAQSVATPESPVKKRKVKITPIARKMAEAAGLDIEKLVGTGPQGRITKEDVEKAIANQALLSSMSSQEQPISREKESARVDIAQKIAEDNASVERKVVSGMRKVIATRMHESLQQSAQLSMTMTVDVTDLLLLKKQIAEDVLSRYELKLTVTDFIARAVVLALLQHKQMNSAWIGDSIHTYSHVHLGIAVALDKGLVVPVIRHAERRTLIELAKEITSYFKNMICQCKMEV